In the Micrococcales bacterium genome, GGTTGTCTGTGAACCCACGGTTCCATTCCTGGACCCGACGCAAATCGGCAAAACCACCCTTGGTGAAAGCCCGGGCCAAGTTCAGGGCCGAGGCTGAATGGTGGTAGGCCTCAACCATGCGCCAGGGGTCGGGGCGGCGGTCCGCCTCGGTGAAAGCGTAAGCGTTGACGGCATCGCCCCGATAGGCCGGCAAGGTGACGCCGTCACGGGTCTCTGTGTCAGCAGAACGCGGTTTGGCGTATTGCCCGGCTATCCGGCCAAGTTTGACCACGGGCAGCGAACCGCCGTAAGTCAACACCACTGCCATCTGCAAAATGGTTCGGATCTTTTTCGAGATCCTGTCTGCTTGACCCTCGGTGAAGTTCTCAGCGCAGTCGCCGCCTTGCAGCACAAAAGCATCCCCAACTTGGGCTTTGGCTAGTCGCTCGGTCAGCTCGTCGGCCTCGCCGGCGAAGACCAAGGGCGGCTGGGCCGCCAGGGCCGCGGTGGCAGCCGTCAGCTCGTCTTCGCTGGGCCAATGCGGTTGCTGGCTGGCCGGGAAGCGCTGATAGGAGTCCAAGTCAGCGGGCGAGGTGTGTAGATCCATCGCCGGCAAGCTTAGCCGCCCTGGCCCTGCCTTGCCGCCGCCAGGTGTTTCACTGGCGACCTCACAGCGCCCTCCAGGCGGTCAGACCCCAGACCAAGCAGGCGCGGCTCAGTGGTGGACCTCCACTTTGGTGCCAACTGGGGCAAAGTCAAACATCTCTCTGGCCGCCCAGGTCTGCATATTGACGCAGCCGTGCGAGACCTCCATGCCCCAGCCGTTCGGCTCGTTCCACGGGGCTGAATGGAAAGCCACTCCCCCGCTGAAATACGACACCCAGTTGGTGGGCGCCTCATAAGGATCAGAGGGCGGCCCCCTCATGATCTGGAATTCGTACTTCATGTAGACGTAGAAAGTACCGGAAGGGGTTCCGTGGCCAATGGAGCTGCGACCGGTCGAGATGATGTATGAGTTGATCGGAGTGGTGCCACGGTAGGTCGTAGCCCTAAAGGTCGACAGGTTGACATCGACCCAAGGGGAACCATCTGGAACGTCGAAGTCACTAGGCGCCTCTTGACGTTCCTCGACGTAACCATCTTCTTCGAGCTCAACCGGTATTGTGATCGACTCCGAAGTGTCCAGCGCCGCCACAGTCTGGGCCGCCAGAGCGTCGGTCCCAGAGACGATGTAACCATTCAGGCCCCATTGGCTAACGCCTATGTCCTCGCCGTTATCCGGCCGCGTGACCGTGATTTGCGGCCGGGACGGCTTGCCAATGGTTTGGTCGAGCATTTCCGGTAGGTCTCGCTCGACCGCCGCCTGGTCAAAGCCGACATTCAGCTCGCGGCCATCTTCACTGGGGGTGATCTCCATCCATTCGGCAATAGTGGACGGGGGCACGGTGAAGCTGGGCACGGCGGCGTCCCAGGACTCTGAGGTAAACGTGATGGCCAGAGCCATGTCAGCGTTGGCCGTTTCAGCCGCCTTGGCGGCCGCTTGATCGCTGATCATGGGCGGGGCGTCAATCAACTCGATCCGGTGGGCGCCGTTGGCCTGGCCGGTCAGCGCCACCTTGAAAGCCTCAACGACTGGCTCAACTTTGACGCCAAGTCCAATTTTGCCGGCCACAACCTCAAAGGCTGTGCCGTCTTCGGTTAGTTCAACGGCGGCGTTGACCGCTTCGTCTTCAGCTGGGACAAACTCAGCGTCGAGGAAGTCGCGTAAGACCACCTGGTTGACCGTCGCCACCAGCGCGACCGGTTTCTCGCTCCACGGGTTGATGGCGAACCAGGGCGCCAGGGCTTTGCCCGCCCTCATCACATTCGACACGGTTTGAGCTTGGTCGAACTTGACGCCCATTTGTTTGGCGGAGCCGGTGACCTTTTTCTTTCCGTCGGTGAACTCCATTTGGAAGTTGTTTTCCAGTCTGTCCACCAGGTTGGTGACCTCGCCCTTGGACTTGCCGACCACGCTCAGGCCGGCCAAGGTGACGCCCGGGTTAGCCCTGGTTTCGAAGAAGCGGATGGCCCCGTAGGCGCCGCCAACAGTGGCCAGGACCAGCACAATGACCAGGGTTAGGGCAATCTTCCTCCCGCGGCGGCGCTTGGGCTTTTTGGCCCTCTTCTTGGCTCGCCGGGTTTCTTTGGCAGCCTTCTTGCCCGATGCCGGTTGTTCCTTGGCCAGGTCAGCCCTAGTTGGGTGGGTGGTTGGCTCGGACGCTGCCACAGGCTTTGCCTCCGGCGGCAGTATCGCTGTGGCCGGGCCGGCCGTGTCAAGGCCGGCCACTGGTGTTGACGGTGCGGCCGGCTCAGTCTCTATGGCCGCTGGTTCAGCCTTGACCTCTTCGGCCACGGCTTCTGCGGCGGTGGGCTCAGCCACCTCGACATCGGGTATCGCCTGGAGAACCTCTGTCTTGGCCCCGCCGTCGTCTGGTTCGGTTGGCCCGGCCTTGGCTGGCTCGTCGACGCCTGCGGCAGCCACCGGCGCGATGACCTCGGTCTGTGGCTCATCAGTCTCGGTCGTGGCCTCGTCGACTGGCTTGGGCGCAACAAGCTCGCCTTTGGCTCTGGCCTCGTCAGCCACTGGTTCGGCTGCTTCGGGTCCAGTTGCCTCAAGCTCACCAGTCGCTAGCCCAGTGTCAGCGCCGGTTGGCTCAACCTCGGTGTCGGTTTCCGAACTGGGCGCATCGCCATCAGTTGCCTCGTGTTCGCCTGCCGCTGCGTCGGTGTCGCCGCCGGTTGGCTCAACCTCGGTGTCGGTGCCGGTTGGCTCAACCTCGGTGTCGCCGTCAGTGGGTTCAACCTCGGTGTCGGTTTCCGAACTGGGTGCGTCGCCATCAGTTGCCTCAGGCTCACCAGTCGCTAGCCCAGTGTCAGCGCCGGTTGGCTCAACCGCGGTGTCGGTGCCAGCGGGCTCAACCTCGGTGTCGGTTTCCGAACTGGGTGCTTCGCCATCAGTTGCCTCGGGTTCGACTGCCGCTGCCTCGGTGTCGGCGTCAGTGGGTTCAACCTCGGTTTCGGTTTCCGAGCTGGGCGCTTCGCCATCAGTTGCCTCAGGCTCACCTGCCGCTGCCTCGGTGTCGCCGCCAGCGGGTTCA is a window encoding:
- a CDS encoding L,D-transpeptidase family protein; translated protein: MREFGMDKAGPEDQPQERTGPEGPVQPADPAATAPAQDQAASNVPDAATPASLGASAGQLPPEASPQASQAADQELPEHELTAEAAMAEVVMQTELSAEPKDRPDEPEATGGEAPSSETDTEVGPTGTDTEAATDEPEATGDDAPSSESDTEVEPTDGDTEAATGEPEATGGDAPSSETGTEVAAAEPEQTGGDAPSSETATEVEPTGADTGLATGEPEATGDDAPSSETATEVEPTGTDTEAAAGEPEATDGDAPSLETETEVEPAGGDTEAAAGEPEATDGDAPSLETETEVEPAGGDTEAAAGEPEATDGEAPSSETETEVEPTDADTEAAAVEPEATDGEAPSSETDTEVEPAGTDTAVEPTGADTGLATGEPEATDGDAPSSETDTEVEPTDGDTEVEPTGTDTEVEPTGGDTDAAAGEHEATDGDAPSSETDTEVEPTGADTGLATGELEATGPEAAEPVADEARAKGELVAPKPVDEATTETDEPQTEVIAPVAAAGVDEPAKAGPTEPDDGGAKTEVLQAIPDVEVAEPTAAEAVAEEVKAEPAAIETEPAAPSTPVAGLDTAGPATAILPPEAKPVAASEPTTHPTRADLAKEQPASGKKAAKETRRAKKRAKKPKRRRGRKIALTLVIVLVLATVGGAYGAIRFFETRANPGVTLAGLSVVGKSKGEVTNLVDRLENNFQMEFTDGKKKVTGSAKQMGVKFDQAQTVSNVMRAGKALAPWFAINPWSEKPVALVATVNQVVLRDFLDAEFVPAEDEAVNAAVELTEDGTAFEVVAGKIGLGVKVEPVVEAFKVALTGQANGAHRIELIDAPPMISDQAAAKAAETANADMALAITFTSESWDAAVPSFTVPPSTIAEWMEITPSEDGRELNVGFDQAAVERDLPEMLDQTIGKPSRPQITVTRPDNGEDIGVSQWGLNGYIVSGTDALAAQTVAALDTSESITIPVELEEDGYVEERQEAPSDFDVPDGSPWVDVNLSTFRATTYRGTTPINSYIISTGRSSIGHGTPSGTFYVYMKYEFQIMRGPPSDPYEAPTNWVSYFSGGVAFHSAPWNEPNGWGMEVSHGCVNMQTWAAREMFDFAPVGTKVEVHH
- a CDS encoding 3-deoxy-7-phosphoheptulonate synthase — encoded protein: MDLHTSPADLDSYQRFPASQQPHWPSEDELTAATAALAAQPPLVFAGEADELTERLAKAQVGDAFVLQGGDCAENFTEGQADRISKKIRTILQMAVVLTYGGSLPVVKLGRIAGQYAKPRSADTETRDGVTLPAYRGDAVNAYAFTEADRRPDPWRMVEAYHHSASALNLARAFTKGGFADLRRVQEWNRGFTDN